CGTCGTTTTCATTTTGAGTATACTGGCGGCGTTTATGTTGCATTATGTTCGCGGCTTGCATGCGAACAAAGCAGAATGGAACAAATGGCAGGGCCTTTGGCGAACAAACAAATTGGATGAACCTCTGAGATAGCCGAATTCATGAATTACTGACATTCGGTATTTAATTTGACAAGAATAACTTTGATTTTACAGGCTAAAATGTGTCAAGTCAACTCGCGATTGTCAGTAGTACATTGTTACCCTGAAAAATATATTCACACCTGAATGTCATTCTGAAAGAATCTTGTGAAAATTCGTTCATGACCGCATGCTTCACCAGATTCCTTCGGAATGACACATAAAATAGTCATAAAAATCAAGGTAGCATTGCACTAGAACAGCAAACCACGGCCAAGCCGTGGCGCGAACAATGATAGAAAAAACAAAGCGACGGCCAAGCCGTCGCGGATCGAATTTTTGTGCTGCGCCCGGCATTTTGCTGTGGATGATTTTGTTTCTTGCCGCATTGACGCCGGTTCTTTTATCGCAAACCGTTGAGGTTCCTCCAGGGCATTGGTCGTATCAGTTGCTCGATCGCCTGCGCACGCGCGGCTTTGTCGAAGTGGGATTGACCGGCAGCCGCCCGCTAACGCGACAAACGTTAGCGCAAACGCTGCTCAAGGCATACAAAAATCACAGCGATAAACTCGATCGCAGCGAACGTGAAGCATTGGAGTTTTTGTTCTTTGAATTTTCCGAAGAGATTGAACGCCTTGATGAAAGCAAGCAGGCGCATGACGGCAAGCAACGGCAACGCAACAAACAGGACAAGTGGCTGAGTTGGCTGCCGAATCCGCTTTATGCCAACAGCCGCAACTTTCTCAGCCTGGAAAGCAGGGAATTGCGCTTCTTCTTCGATCCCATTTTTTACCGCGACGGGCTGTTCAACGATACTGATACACTGGCGCGGCAGGATCGTGTTTTCCAAAATACCGGCGGATTCACGTTCTGGGGAACGCTCGGCCGGCATCTGGGATTTTATCTCAACAGCCGCGACACGAAGGAACACGGCACGCGCGCGTATCCCACCTCGTCGCGCATTGCCTGGCCGCGCTTTGGATTTGCGCGCGGTTATGGTACGCATGTCTATCACGATGAAACTATCGCGTATCTTCATTTCACGCTGCCGCATGTTGCGGTTGAGTTCGGTAAAAATCTTAATCGCTGGGGGCCGGGCTACACCGGCGCGTTGGCGCTGAACGACTATGCAACTTCGTATGATCAACTCAAACTCAGTGTGCAGTTCTGGCGGGCAAAGTTTACGTATGTTCACGCGGCGCTGCGCCAACATCCGCCGGTGCTGGTTTCCTCTTATTTGTCGAATGGCGTAGAGCGGCAAATCTTCGCGCAGAAATATCTCGCCGCCCATCGTTTGGAAATCGCGCCGGTTGCATGGATGAATGTCGGCCTGCATGAAACCGTGATCTACGGCGAGCGCGGTATGGAATTGGCTTATCTGAACCCCATCATGTTTTATCGCAGCGCCGAACATTTTCTCGGCGATCGCGATAATGCCACGATGGGCCTCGATCTCGAGGTTCGGCCGCTTAACGGTTTGCGGATTTACGGCGAATGGTTTGTCGATGATTTTTCCGTGGCGCGCCTCGGCGAAAATTGGTACGGCAACAAAGTCGCGTGGCTGGCGGGATTTCATCTGACGAATCCTCTCGGCCTGCCGCGCAGCGATTGGCGCACGGAGTATGTTCGCATCGAGCCTTATGTGTATTCGCACACGTTTCCGATCAATATTTACGAAAACTATGATACGATTTTAGGCCATCCCGCAGGCCCGAATGCCGATCTGTTGTACGGCGAATGGTTCTTTTGGGGAAGCCGGCACTGGCAATTGCGGTTCTCGGCAGAGCGTTATCGTCACGGCGCGAATCCCGTTGAGCGTAACGTCGGCGGTGAGGTTGAGCGGCCGTTTCATGTAAACGATAATCAAACCGTCTACTTTCTCGATGGCATTCGCGAGCGCCGCACGACGCTGCGCTTCGAAGCGCGTTATGAAGTGTTGCGCAATCTCAAGCTGCAATTGGCTGTGCAGCGCGTGAATTTCAAGAAT
The sequence above is a segment of the Cytophagia bacterium CHB2 genome. Coding sequences within it:
- a CDS encoding capsule assembly Wzi family protein; its protein translation is MIEKTKRRPSRRGSNFCAAPGILLWMILFLAALTPVLLSQTVEVPPGHWSYQLLDRLRTRGFVEVGLTGSRPLTRQTLAQTLLKAYKNHSDKLDRSEREALEFLFFEFSEEIERLDESKQAHDGKQRQRNKQDKWLSWLPNPLYANSRNFLSLESRELRFFFDPIFYRDGLFNDTDTLARQDRVFQNTGGFTFWGTLGRHLGFYLNSRDTKEHGTRAYPTSSRIAWPRFGFARGYGTHVYHDETIAYLHFTLPHVAVEFGKNLNRWGPGYTGALALNDYATSYDQLKLSVQFWRAKFTYVHAALRQHPPVLVSSYLSNGVERQIFAQKYLAAHRLEIAPVAWMNVGLHETVIYGERGMELAYLNPIMFYRSAEHFLGDRDNATMGLDLEVRPLNGLRIYGEWFVDDFSVARLGENWYGNKVAWLAGFHLTNPLGLPRSDWRTEYVRIEPYVYSHTFPINIYENYDTILGHPAGPNADLLYGEWFFWGSRHWQLRFSAERYRHGANPVERNVGGEVERPFHVNDNQTVYFLDGIRERRTTLRFEARYEVLRNLKLQLAVQRVNFKNVPATGGRRDVGTYALFLALGLNAD